The following are encoded in a window of Sphaerisporangium siamense genomic DNA:
- a CDS encoding GntR family transcriptional regulator, giving the protein MPIERRPLREQIREELLLRLDRGDFAAGTDVNEAALAAELGVSRTPLREALITLAGEGVLESNQGRGFRFAPVSRKEFRELCAIVAALEALALETSDADHLRAIAPELLRMAREFPDAVAEQQVIERHDDEWHDLLLSGCPNERLLDLITSVKAGMRRYAHLLAGDDAPLEREAAEHRRIAELLQAGELPGAIGALRDNWVNGMERMMARIPE; this is encoded by the coding sequence ATGCCGATCGAGCGGCGTCCGCTGCGGGAGCAGATCAGAGAGGAGCTGCTGCTCAGGCTCGATCGAGGCGACTTCGCCGCGGGCACCGACGTCAACGAGGCCGCGCTCGCCGCCGAGCTCGGCGTCAGCCGCACCCCGCTGCGCGAGGCGCTCATCACGCTCGCGGGCGAAGGGGTCCTGGAGAGCAACCAGGGGCGGGGGTTCCGGTTCGCGCCGGTCAGCCGCAAGGAGTTCCGCGAGCTGTGCGCGATCGTCGCCGCGCTGGAGGCCCTGGCGCTGGAGACCTCCGACGCCGACCACCTGCGCGCCATCGCCCCCGAGCTGCTGCGCATGGCGCGCGAGTTCCCCGACGCGGTGGCCGAGCAGCAGGTCATCGAACGCCACGACGACGAATGGCACGATCTGCTGCTCAGCGGCTGCCCCAACGAGCGCCTGCTCGACCTGATCACCAGCGTCAAGGCCGGCATGCGCAGGTACGCCCACCTGCTCGCCGGCGACGACGCCCCCTTGGAGCGCGAGGCGGCCGAGCACCGCCGCATCGCCGAGCTGCTTCAGGCCGGTGAGCTGCCCGGCGCGATCGGCGCCCTGCGCGACAACTGGGTCAACGGCATGGAACGCATGATGGCCCGCATCCCGGAGTAG
- a CDS encoding ATP-dependent DNA helicase, protein MPGEEDDAPGEEEELPSVEQLLGAAVAGVGGAERPGQVKMAQAVRHAIDNDEHLAVQAGTGTGKSLAYLVPALRHAIESDSAVVVSTATIALQRQLVDRDLPRLAEALADYLPHEPQFAILKGRRNYLCRYKVTAVWPDEEEDQLFDPREVSATGRMVQRIQEWAEETETGDRDELVPGVNEQAWRQFSVSARECLGAQRCPSGAECFAERARERAGQVDVVVTNHALLAIDAMEEFAVLPDHDVVVVDEAHELVDRVTSVVTDELSEASVTTAVRRVGRLIEQAVADRLQEAGEDLKALLAVAPPGRVDQLPQVLGMTLALVRDAAAACLTAMGGRGGESWGGGKNDDPEKAGQRKAAFTALDEVHDTAVRILEAFGGDSEVDRAEVVWLDGATDRRPPVLRVAPLSVGGMLRDKLFADRTVVLTSATLALGGTFDGMARQWGLGPARGEDAAGDKRKPWTGLDVGSPFDHARSGILYVAKHLPQPGRDGLPKEYLDEIAELIEAAGGRTLGLFSSMRAAKAATEALRERLSTPLLCQGDDSTSLLVKQFAEDPATCLFGTLSLWQGVDVPGPSLSLVIIDRVPFPRPDDPLASARQRHVAAKGGNGFMAVAATHAALLLAQGAGRLLRSQQDKGVVAVLDPRLVTARYGSFLLDSLPPFWTTTDPQKVRAALRRLTAPAS, encoded by the coding sequence GTGCCCGGCGAGGAAGACGACGCGCCCGGCGAGGAGGAGGAGCTGCCCTCGGTCGAGCAACTGCTCGGCGCCGCCGTGGCGGGAGTGGGCGGGGCCGAGCGTCCGGGCCAGGTGAAGATGGCGCAGGCCGTCCGGCACGCCATCGACAACGACGAGCACCTCGCCGTCCAGGCCGGCACGGGCACCGGGAAGTCGCTGGCGTACCTCGTGCCCGCGTTGCGGCACGCCATCGAGTCCGACAGCGCCGTGGTCGTCTCCACCGCCACCATCGCCCTCCAGCGCCAGCTCGTCGATCGCGACCTGCCCCGCCTCGCCGAGGCCCTCGCTGACTACCTACCCCACGAGCCACAGTTCGCCATCCTCAAGGGAAGGCGAAACTATCTCTGCCGTTACAAGGTCACCGCGGTCTGGCCGGACGAGGAGGAGGACCAGCTCTTCGACCCGCGCGAGGTCAGCGCCACCGGCCGCATGGTCCAGCGCATCCAGGAATGGGCCGAGGAGACCGAGACCGGCGACCGCGACGAGCTCGTGCCGGGCGTCAACGAGCAGGCGTGGCGGCAGTTCTCCGTCAGCGCCCGCGAGTGCCTGGGCGCGCAGCGCTGCCCGAGCGGGGCCGAGTGCTTCGCCGAGCGCGCCCGCGAGCGCGCCGGCCAGGTGGACGTCGTCGTGACCAACCACGCCCTTCTGGCCATCGACGCCATGGAGGAGTTCGCCGTCCTGCCCGACCATGACGTCGTCGTGGTGGACGAGGCGCACGAGCTGGTCGACCGGGTCACGAGCGTGGTCACCGACGAGCTGTCGGAGGCGTCGGTCACGACGGCCGTGCGCCGGGTCGGGCGGCTGATCGAGCAGGCCGTGGCCGACCGGCTCCAGGAGGCGGGCGAGGATTTGAAGGCGCTGCTCGCCGTCGCGCCGCCCGGCCGCGTCGACCAGCTCCCCCAGGTGCTCGGCATGACGCTGGCGCTGGTGCGGGACGCCGCGGCGGCGTGCCTGACCGCCATGGGCGGGCGCGGCGGCGAGTCCTGGGGCGGCGGGAAGAACGACGACCCCGAGAAGGCCGGGCAGCGCAAGGCCGCGTTCACGGCGCTGGACGAGGTGCACGACACGGCCGTGCGCATCCTGGAGGCGTTCGGCGGCGACTCCGAGGTGGACCGGGCCGAGGTGGTGTGGCTCGACGGGGCGACCGACCGCCGCCCGCCCGTGCTGCGGGTGGCGCCGCTGAGCGTGGGCGGCATGCTGCGCGACAAGCTCTTCGCCGACCGCACCGTGGTTCTCACCAGCGCCACGCTGGCCCTCGGTGGCACCTTCGACGGCATGGCCCGCCAGTGGGGCCTCGGCCCGGCACGTGGCGAGGACGCCGCCGGCGACAAGCGCAAGCCGTGGACCGGCCTGGACGTGGGCTCGCCGTTCGACCACGCCCGCAGCGGCATCCTCTACGTCGCCAAGCATCTCCCCCAGCCGGGGCGCGACGGCCTGCCCAAGGAGTACCTGGACGAGATCGCCGAGCTGATCGAGGCCGCGGGCGGGCGCACGCTCGGCCTGTTCTCCTCGATGCGCGCCGCCAAGGCGGCGACGGAGGCGCTGCGCGAGCGTCTTTCCACGCCGCTGCTGTGCCAGGGCGACGACTCGACCTCCCTGCTGGTCAAGCAGTTCGCCGAGGACCCCGCGACCTGCCTGTTCGGCACGCTGTCGCTGTGGCAGGGCGTGGACGTGCCGGGCCCGTCGCTGAGCCTGGTGATCATCGACAGGGTGCCGTTCCCCCGGCCGGACGACCCGCTGGCCTCGGCCCGGCAGCGGCACGTCGCCGCCAAGGGCGGCAACGGCTTCATGGCGGTGGCCGCGACCCACGCGGCGCTGCTGCTGGCCCAGGGCGCCGGGCGGCTGCTGCGCAGCCAGCAGGACAAGGGCGTGGTGGCCGTCCTGGACCCGCGCCTGGTCACGGCGCGCTACGGGAGCTTCCTGCTCGACTCGCTGCCGCCGTTCTGGACCACGACGGACCCCCAGAAGGTCCGCGCCGCCCTGCGACGCCTCACCGCGCCCGCCTCGTGA
- a CDS encoding PD-(D/E)XK nuclease family protein produces the protein MSRRTSVSRLTSIARCGTAYELERVQRLPSTPAGWTIQGVAIHDAADAWEKSGRTMDVLNAQEVFKRSWRAEIAKADAKHPERSKWLVGGRKKVQNDLVDRYNGGLEQVANYIEYNKADDTLRPFTMPDGSVAAEVGFEIEFGGVAVLGYLDLLMENTRTGELLVRDIKSGSKVPAVPFQLIVYRMAVADVLGLDVQWGHFFMTRDGKPTRDIDLTTLDVEYIQRWFVRQVELAERGLFLPNPGDACRTCGVAPHCPLMK, from the coding sequence TTGAGTAGACGTACCTCAGTCTCACGGCTGACCAGCATCGCCCGGTGCGGCACGGCCTACGAACTGGAGCGCGTGCAGCGCCTCCCCTCCACGCCGGCCGGATGGACCATCCAAGGCGTCGCCATTCACGACGCGGCCGACGCCTGGGAGAAGTCCGGGCGCACGATGGACGTGCTCAACGCCCAGGAGGTCTTCAAGAGGTCTTGGCGGGCCGAGATCGCCAAGGCCGACGCTAAGCACCCGGAACGGTCCAAGTGGCTCGTAGGGGGCCGCAAGAAGGTCCAGAACGACCTGGTGGATCGTTACAACGGCGGCCTGGAGCAGGTCGCCAACTACATCGAGTACAACAAGGCCGACGACACTCTCCGGCCGTTCACCATGCCTGACGGATCGGTAGCCGCCGAAGTCGGCTTCGAGATCGAGTTCGGCGGGGTAGCCGTGCTCGGCTACCTGGACCTCCTGATGGAGAACACCCGAACCGGAGAGCTGCTGGTCCGCGACATCAAGAGCGGCAGCAAGGTCCCGGCAGTGCCATTCCAGCTCATCGTCTACCGCATGGCCGTCGCCGACGTGCTCGGCCTGGACGTGCAATGGGGTCACTTCTTCATGACCCGCGACGGCAAGCCCACCAGGGACATCGACCTCACCACGCTCGACGTGGAGTACATCCAGCGGTGGTTCGTCCGCCAGGTCGAGCTGGCCGAGCGCGGCCTGTTCCTGCCCAACCCCGGGGACGCCTGCCGCACCTGCGGCGTCGCTCCCCACTGCCCCCTCATGAAGTAG
- a CDS encoding phage antirepressor KilAC domain-containing protein: MTNEIAIFNHFDVGVRVIKQGDTFKIVASDMAKAWGYRDAAAITRGLDDTEKGYAIVSTPGGQQNMQVITEKGLHRLVSTLRRPELKEWQDKLYGEIIPTYNRTGMAIDSDRVDLSDPETILALAAKAGELAQKYKAERDLAKGKVIELSPKADRYDHFMSTEESKSIREVARMLKPYGIREREFIEDHLRDLWGWIDRYGTAAKVYPVDQGYMENRIVYKPNGETVTQGRFTKKGIDRVFAKLGLGLAEVV; the protein is encoded by the coding sequence GTGACCAACGAGATCGCGATCTTCAACCACTTCGACGTAGGTGTTCGCGTCATCAAGCAGGGAGACACCTTCAAGATCGTGGCCAGTGACATGGCCAAGGCGTGGGGCTACCGGGATGCCGCCGCCATCACCCGTGGGCTGGACGACACCGAGAAAGGGTACGCAATTGTGAGTACCCCTGGCGGACAGCAGAACATGCAGGTCATCACCGAGAAGGGCCTCCACCGCCTGGTCTCCACCCTGCGCCGGCCCGAGCTGAAGGAGTGGCAGGACAAGCTCTACGGCGAGATCATCCCGACCTACAACCGGACCGGGATGGCCATCGACAGCGACCGGGTGGACCTCAGCGACCCGGAGACCATCCTCGCGCTGGCGGCCAAGGCCGGCGAGCTGGCCCAGAAGTACAAGGCCGAACGGGACCTCGCCAAGGGCAAGGTCATCGAGCTGTCGCCGAAGGCCGACCGCTACGACCACTTCATGAGCACCGAGGAGAGCAAGAGCATCCGCGAGGTCGCTCGCATGCTCAAGCCGTACGGCATCCGCGAGCGCGAGTTCATCGAGGACCACCTTCGCGACCTCTGGGGCTGGATCGACCGGTACGGCACGGCCGCCAAGGTCTACCCCGTCGACCAGGGCTACATGGAGAACCGGATCGTCTACAAGCCGAACGGCGAGACCGTCACGCAGGGCCGCTTCACCAAGAAGGGCATCGACCGTGTCTTCGCCAAGCTCGGGCTCGGCCTGGCCGAGGTGGTCTAG
- a CDS encoding AAA family ATPase — MWKSLADATVHFRRSQVAMVAAAPGVGKSAFTLNLAIRSGARGIYMSADSDEVTQAFRAAAILTGDRVQEIEAAYKVGKGERYDKVLREFTNVWFDFDASPNLTHIEEEVLAYAYMYGRWPELLVLDNLVNVFDESGGEGFAGHENTMSFLVDLARKTEAQVTVLHHVVGEAESGDQPLKLKDIRGKITKLQTLVLGLAYTDTYTPQGRALGVYVLKNRSGKASASGDLSVELNADLDRMLINDMEAPAGGDLPDAVWEDFKQDFEAAEGIREREIHEAL; from the coding sequence GTGTGGAAGTCCCTGGCTGACGCCACAGTCCACTTCCGCCGCTCGCAGGTCGCCATGGTGGCCGCAGCGCCGGGAGTGGGCAAGTCGGCCTTCACGCTGAATCTGGCGATCCGCTCGGGCGCCCGAGGCATCTACATGAGCGCCGACAGCGACGAGGTCACCCAAGCCTTCCGGGCCGCCGCGATCCTGACGGGAGACCGTGTCCAGGAGATCGAGGCGGCCTACAAGGTCGGCAAGGGTGAGCGCTACGACAAGGTGCTGCGCGAGTTCACCAACGTGTGGTTCGACTTCGACGCCTCCCCGAACCTGACCCACATCGAGGAGGAGGTGCTGGCCTACGCCTACATGTACGGACGTTGGCCAGAGCTGCTGGTCCTGGACAACCTCGTCAACGTCTTCGACGAGAGCGGAGGCGAGGGCTTCGCCGGCCACGAGAACACCATGAGCTTCCTGGTGGACCTGGCCCGCAAGACCGAGGCTCAGGTGACCGTCCTGCATCACGTGGTCGGCGAGGCCGAGTCGGGCGACCAGCCGCTCAAGCTCAAGGACATCCGAGGGAAGATCACCAAGCTCCAGACCCTCGTGCTCGGGCTGGCCTACACAGACACCTACACCCCTCAGGGCCGCGCCCTCGGGGTGTACGTGCTGAAGAACCGCTCCGGTAAGGCTTCGGCCTCCGGAGACCTGTCGGTCGAGCTGAACGCCGACCTGGACCGGATGCTCATCAACGACATGGAAGCCCCGGCAGGGGGTGACCTGCCCGATGCGGTCTGGGAGGACTTCAAGCAGGACTTCGAGGCGGCCGAGGGAATCCGAGAGCGCGAGATCCATGAAGCGCTGTGA
- a CDS encoding endonuclease VII domain-containing protein yields MKRCERCQKNRQLRFFTGPRGRICTTCQRKARSDATHRRRVGKTYGLEAGEYDALFKAQGGACAICGGTRKQRLSVDHCHKSGVVRGLLCRLCNSRLLTAARDSPDVLRRAAAYLEAPPAVDVLGPRYASEEANNSRQRKRKR; encoded by the coding sequence ATGAAGCGCTGTGAGAGGTGCCAGAAGAACCGGCAACTGCGCTTCTTCACTGGACCGCGAGGGCGGATCTGCACCACCTGCCAGCGCAAGGCACGTAGCGACGCCACCCACCGCAGGCGGGTCGGCAAGACCTACGGATTGGAGGCCGGCGAATATGACGCCCTCTTCAAGGCCCAGGGCGGTGCTTGTGCCATCTGTGGAGGCACCCGCAAGCAGCGACTCAGTGTGGACCACTGTCACAAAAGCGGAGTGGTTCGCGGCCTTCTTTGCAGGTTATGCAACTCCCGCCTGCTCACAGCAGCGAGGGACAGCCCGGATGTCCTGCGTAGGGCCGCCGCCTACCTTGAGGCTCCGCCAGCCGTAGATGTTCTCGGCCCCCGCTACGCCTCCGAGGAAGCCAACAACAGCCGCCAGAGGAAGAGGAAGCGATGA
- a CDS encoding toprim domain-containing protein, producing MKAVVPSPSSRRFTETASRAYHDQLDDEALAYLTGPERLLSEDIIKEHRFGVVRSPEPGHEHVRGYLSIPYLTPDGECISIRFRRLGEGDGPKYLSIAGDIPRLYGTEALQRGTRNICLTEGEFDRAVATMCGLPAVGCPGVQAWEKVWARLLVQFDAVFILHDDDEPGRELVAKVANSGLDNVRPIPMRGGDVTSFFRDHGREGLRAKLGA from the coding sequence ATGAAGGCTGTAGTCCCGAGTCCGTCTTCCAGGAGGTTTACGGAGACGGCATCCAGGGCGTACCACGACCAGCTCGACGACGAGGCTTTGGCGTATCTGACAGGCCCGGAACGGCTCCTCAGCGAGGACATCATCAAGGAGCACCGGTTCGGCGTCGTCCGTTCACCTGAGCCCGGCCACGAGCACGTCCGGGGCTACCTCTCCATCCCCTACCTCACGCCGGACGGCGAGTGCATCAGCATCCGCTTCCGCAGGCTCGGGGAGGGAGACGGCCCCAAGTACCTCTCGATCGCAGGCGACATCCCCCGCCTGTACGGCACCGAAGCGCTCCAGCGCGGCACCCGCAACATCTGCCTCACCGAGGGGGAGTTCGACCGGGCCGTGGCCACCATGTGCGGCCTGCCAGCGGTGGGCTGCCCTGGAGTGCAGGCGTGGGAGAAGGTCTGGGCCCGGCTGCTGGTCCAGTTCGACGCCGTCTTCATCCTCCACGATGACGACGAGCCCGGCCGCGAGTTGGTGGCCAAGGTCGCCAACTCCGGCCTGGACAATGTCCGCCCTATACCTATGCGCGGAGGGGACGTTACTTCCTTCTTCCGCGACCACGGACGCGAGGGCCTTCGAGCCAAGCTCGGTGCCTGA
- a CDS encoding metallophosphoesterase — MSTTQRVVVISDTQLPFEDKRALRNVLAFIGDYQPDAVYQIGDFMDYPTPSRWSKGTRSEFEQLVIKHSDYGKRNFLEPLRAVYSGPVGILEGNHDERPRVYLAQSAPALAEFSDAFHFSKLLDFDGFGVDLIKPFFKVGPETVLIHGHEIKGMSQIAGTSAYNHATKAGANIIMGHTHRLGIRRHTAQYIGGKPVRRWGFEVGNLMDVRKTQYLGAGGVANWQQGFGILYVGKYDVSPVAIDIWGDGSFVVEGERYGALKRDQTGKFKAAA; from the coding sequence TTGAGCACAACTCAGCGTGTCGTCGTCATCAGCGACACCCAGCTCCCCTTCGAGGACAAGCGGGCACTCCGCAACGTCCTGGCCTTCATCGGTGACTACCAGCCCGACGCCGTCTACCAGATCGGCGACTTCATGGACTACCCGACCCCGAGCAGGTGGTCCAAGGGCACCCGCTCGGAGTTCGAGCAGTTGGTCATCAAGCACAGCGACTACGGCAAGCGCAACTTCCTGGAGCCCCTGAGGGCCGTCTACAGCGGCCCGGTCGGCATCCTGGAGGGCAACCACGACGAGCGCCCCAGGGTGTACCTGGCGCAGTCAGCGCCCGCGCTGGCCGAGTTCTCCGATGCCTTCCACTTCTCCAAGCTGCTGGACTTCGACGGCTTCGGAGTGGACCTCATCAAGCCCTTCTTCAAGGTCGGCCCGGAGACGGTCCTGATCCACGGCCACGAGATCAAGGGCATGTCGCAGATCGCCGGGACCAGCGCCTACAACCACGCCACCAAGGCCGGCGCGAACATCATCATGGGCCACACCCACCGGCTCGGCATCCGCCGCCACACCGCCCAGTACATCGGCGGCAAGCCCGTCCGCAGGTGGGGCTTCGAGGTCGGCAACCTCATGGACGTCCGCAAGACCCAGTACCTCGGGGCCGGGGGAGTGGCCAACTGGCAGCAGGGCTTCGGCATCCTCTACGTCGGCAAGTACGACGTGAGCCCGGTGGCGATCGACATCTGGGGCGACGGCTCCTTCGTCGTGGAGGGCGAGCGCTACGGCGCGCTCAAGCGCGACCAGACCGGCAAGTTCAAGGCGGCTGCATGA
- the nrdJ gene encoding ribonucleoside-triphosphate reductase, adenosylcobalamin-dependent, with product MTDFTFGPTGQTVYERTYSRTKADGSKETWPETVDRVVLGNLDLVPTKNPEEYVRESAELYDLMSSFAVLPAGRHLWASGVRGRQYLFNCHTSGWTDRFSEHFEFTFLRLMEGGGVGSNYASAYLGQYGPVQHGLRVHIVCDPAHPDYQAMKDVGLLSEEFSHEWDWPLVVEDSREGWADALSDLLDAFMREDTEHEDRVFDVSNVRAAGARLKTFGGTASGPAPLAKMLLDVAAVLGKRVESPVSPLAAMEIDHAIAQCVVAGGNRRSARMAMLPWDDPYIFQFIACKAGGMNHWTTNISVIIDDRFNEVLAGNSPASARANQIWAEHVLAEISKGMLANGEPGIWNKSLSQVGETGEVFATNPCGEIALEPFENCNLGHINLAAFAPDHRGDAFDIEGAIKAARLMTRFLIRATFGDVHDEHQASILAKNRRIGVGLFGVQEALALMGIRYSEAPEWLFPKKLLNWLREAIRDEARKYAFQLRIPEPVKVTTVAPTGSIAKLPGTTEGIHPIFSRYYIRRIRFSTLDESQQATVEDYRARGYNVLPDPQAANTVVVEIPSKESVVERVEAAGWPAEIVESADELTLSQLLSFQEMVQAEYADNAVSFTANIDPTAYTAEKLSRIIRNYSRTLKGTTIFPERGFELAPYERITREQYEEWVTSTGLTNVEDGTDEDCANGACPIR from the coding sequence TTGACCGACTTCACCTTCGGCCCGACCGGACAGACCGTCTACGAGCGGACCTACAGCCGGACCAAGGCCGATGGGAGCAAGGAGACCTGGCCCGAGACCGTCGATCGGGTCGTCCTCGGCAACCTGGACCTCGTCCCCACCAAGAACCCCGAGGAGTACGTCCGGGAGAGCGCCGAGCTGTACGACCTCATGAGCAGCTTCGCCGTCCTCCCGGCCGGCCGGCACCTGTGGGCCAGCGGAGTCCGCGGTCGCCAGTACCTCTTCAACTGCCACACCTCCGGCTGGACCGACCGCTTCTCCGAGCACTTCGAGTTCACCTTCCTCCGGCTGATGGAGGGCGGCGGGGTCGGCTCGAACTACGCCAGCGCCTACCTCGGTCAGTACGGGCCGGTGCAGCACGGGCTGAGGGTCCACATCGTGTGCGACCCTGCTCATCCGGACTACCAGGCCATGAAGGACGTCGGCCTGCTGTCGGAGGAGTTCTCCCACGAGTGGGACTGGCCGCTGGTCGTGGAGGACTCCCGGGAGGGCTGGGCGGACGCTCTGTCCGACCTTCTGGACGCCTTCATGCGCGAGGACACCGAGCACGAGGACCGCGTCTTCGACGTGTCGAACGTCAGGGCGGCCGGTGCGCGCCTGAAGACCTTCGGCGGAACCGCATCGGGCCCGGCACCCCTGGCGAAGATGCTGCTCGACGTGGCCGCCGTCCTGGGGAAGCGGGTGGAAAGCCCGGTAAGCCCGCTGGCGGCCATGGAGATAGACCACGCCATCGCGCAGTGCGTCGTGGCCGGTGGTAACCGGCGGTCGGCCCGGATGGCGATGCTGCCCTGGGACGACCCTTACATCTTCCAGTTCATCGCCTGCAAGGCCGGCGGGATGAACCACTGGACGACCAACATCAGCGTCATCATCGACGACCGCTTCAACGAAGTGCTGGCCGGAAACAGCCCGGCGTCGGCGCGGGCGAACCAGATCTGGGCCGAGCACGTCCTGGCGGAGATCTCCAAGGGCATGCTGGCGAACGGCGAGCCAGGCATCTGGAACAAGTCCCTGAGCCAGGTGGGCGAGACCGGCGAGGTCTTCGCGACCAACCCCTGCGGTGAGATCGCCCTGGAGCCGTTCGAGAACTGCAACCTCGGCCACATCAACCTGGCCGCGTTCGCCCCGGACCACAGGGGTGACGCCTTCGACATCGAGGGTGCGATCAAGGCTGCCCGGCTGATGACGCGCTTCCTCATCAGGGCAACCTTCGGTGACGTCCACGACGAGCACCAGGCGTCGATCCTCGCCAAGAACCGCCGCATCGGAGTCGGCCTCTTCGGTGTCCAGGAGGCCCTGGCCCTCATGGGCATCCGGTACTCAGAGGCCCCCGAGTGGCTGTTCCCGAAGAAGCTCTTGAACTGGCTCCGCGAGGCCATCCGAGATGAGGCCCGCAAGTACGCCTTCCAGCTTCGCATCCCCGAGCCGGTCAAGGTCACGACCGTCGCTCCGACCGGGAGCATCGCCAAGCTCCCCGGAACCACCGAGGGTATTCACCCGATCTTCAGCCGCTACTACATCCGCCGCATCCGCTTCTCGACCCTGGACGAGTCGCAGCAGGCGACCGTCGAGGACTACCGGGCCAGGGGCTACAACGTCCTGCCCGATCCGCAGGCGGCCAACACCGTCGTGGTGGAGATCCCCTCCAAGGAGTCCGTCGTGGAGCGGGTAGAGGCCGCGGGCTGGCCGGCCGAGATCGTGGAGTCCGCGGACGAGCTGACCCTGAGCCAGCTCCTCTCCTTCCAGGAGATGGTCCAGGCCGAGTATGCCGACAACGCGGTGAGCTTCACCGCCAACATCGACCCCACGGCGTACACCGCCGAGAAGCTGTCGAGGATCATCCGGAACTACTCCCGCACGCTCAAGGGCACCACGATCTTCCCCGAGCGCGGATTCGAGCTGGCCCCCTACGAGCGGATCACCCGCGAGCAGTACGAGGAGTGGGTGACCTCTACCGGCCTGACCAACGTCGAGGACGGCACCGACGAGGACTGCGCCAACGGCGCATGCCCCATCCGCTAG